From the genome of Leucoraja erinacea ecotype New England unplaced genomic scaffold, Leri_hhj_1 Leri_58S, whole genome shotgun sequence:
ATTGcaattttttttagtgttatctaATTGACAAATCACTTTTGACCCTTTGGCCACAGATAATATTCTTGCAGAAGTTATGTGCATCAAATCTGTTCTCTGCATGAAAGACAGGGACAGAATTTCTGGAAATGTGCTGTTTGTACTTGGAGCATCCCCATTCGGATTTAGTGGTTGATTTGTAATGGAATGCCACAGCGTATCATTTATACACTTTACCATATGCAATAACACTTCATAGTAGGGTGGGGAATGCAACCAGGACCTCTCACTTTTTTAACACAATGTGCGCAGGACAAGGACAAAAGAAGATAATTTTCTGTTAGATCAGCATAAGGGGATACAAGAAGCTGTCGCATCAAATTAGCAGCATGAgaaaattgttttctctgaaaataAACCCACCAACATCAATGTCATCTTTTATACGTTCACAGATGAGCCCTTCATAGGGCTCTTTGCAGTCACATTCTCCATTTTTCCAGGTCCCTCCATTCAGGCATGGATGTTTCTCTAAAATAGGTAACAGTGTTAATTAATGATATagggtcatacagtgtagaaacaggcccttcggccgaacatgcccacaccagccaacattccccagctacacttgtccaacGCGCCCACGTTtgctccatatccttccaaaccagtcctatcaatgtacctgtctaactgcttcttaaatgttgggaatgtccctgcctcaactacctgcttgttccacacacccaccaccctttgtgtgaaaaaactaccccttagattcctattaaatctttccccttcatcctaaacctatgtcattttggtcctcaattcacctactctgggcaagagactctgtgcatctacccgatctatttcctgcatgattttaaacacctctatatgatcacccctcattccacctacactccaaggaattgagtcccagcctattcaacctctccctgtagctcagacctactagtcctggcaacatccttgtaaatcttctctgtaccctttccagcttgataacatattttctataacatggtgcccagaaatgaacacaataaatGCGGTCACTcccacgtcttatacaactgcaatatgacctcccgacttctctactcaatattctgactgatgaaggccaatgtgccaaacttATTTTTGATCGCcggatctacctgcgactccaacttcaaggaaccatgcacctgcacccctagatccctctgctgtaccaCGCTCCCCGGAGCCCTCCCATGCacggtgtaggtcctgcccttgttagacttcccaaaatgaaacacctcacatttctctgtattaaattccatcaaccgctcctcagcccacctggccaatcgatcaagatcctactgcaatttttcacaaccatcttcactatttgcaaatccacccacttttgtatcaactgcaaacttgctaatcttgccgtgtatgttctcatccaaatcattgatatagatgacaaacagtaacgggcccagcaccgaaccctgaggcacacctccagtcacaggcctctagtGATGTAATTTGAGCAATGTACATCCTTTTCATATCTCAAATATTTTTTGACCCTCTGTGCTTACAACATATTTCTAGATGTTATGAGCATTAAATGCATTAGCTGCATAAAGGTTCACAATAAAATGTGTAGAATTATTGTGTCTGCACCTAGAGTGACAAATCAAATTTAGAAACGTATAcagacacaggagactgcagatgctggagatgtaacaaaaaaaacaaactgctagagaaactcagggggtcatAAAATTAATAAAATACTACAAAATGGAAGATAAGTTGGAAGTTAAGACTGCATAACATTGTCAAACAGAATAATGAAGACCAAAATGCAAATGATGAAAATCTTGCATGGTGTGTTGTGCCATTTGGAAGCATTGGCCTACACTAAGTTGAACAATGCGGATTTCATGCAATTTAATGTAAAAGGATGCTTGATAATCCTGACACCAGGAAATAGATAAAATTAACGTTTTACAGCTGCATTTAATGCTTGCTTAACAAAGTCAATACTCACTTGTGGTCTTTTCTATTGTGACTGTTGTTGGCACGAATTGCTTCACAGTTGTACTAAATGAATCGGAATGAGTTGTACTTGCTGTGGTTGTCTTGGTTGTTGTGGCTGGCTTGCTCGAAGTGCTGATTGAAGTGTTCACTGGTGCAGCCGAGGTTTTGGGTTGCCTACTCGTTGATTCCACTGAAGTGCTGAATGGTACACTGGCTGTCACAGTCAATATTGTGGAAGGACTCCTGGTGAGTTTGGTTGACAAGCTGGTCAACTGGGTTCTTGGAGTGGCTGACTCGGTTATTGGACTGGTCATGACAGTTGACAAACTCACTGAAGAATTGGATGGACTGCGTGATGTAGCAGTTAATGCACTTGACAGTGTAGTTATTGTGCTAGTCACCGTGGCGGGAGGGTGTGATGATGAAGGCATGGTTGAGGTGGTAATAGTCATGCTGGTTAGTGTATTTGATGGATTCGGTGGTATGTCAGTGGTTGCGATGGATGACATGGTCAATGGGCTGGTCGATATGTCAGGCATTGCGGTCAAAGGACTTTTTGTTGTTTCAGAAAAGGTGGTCAGAGGGCTGAATACTGTGCTTGAGGGTGTTGTTGATGGGCCTGAGGTTGTTCCAGACAAAATGGTCAACGGACTGGTTGTTGTGCTGGAGAGAGTTGATGAGAAGTCAGTCATTGTCCTAGTTTGTGCAGTTGATGGACTGGCTGATGCTTTGGACATTGTGGTGGGCAGGAGGGTTGTTCTGCTGGATTGTGTTGTTGATGGACCGGTTGAAATTTGAGACAATGTGGTTGATGGTCTGGTGGTTATTCCTGGTTGGCTAGATGCTGTGCTGGACAATATGGTTGATAGACCAGCCGTTACACTGGACAGTGTTGTCAATGAGCCTGTTGTTGAAAACGGTTTTGTCGATGAGCCTTTTGTTGAGTTTTGTGTCATTATGCTCAACATTGTGGTTGATATTTTTGTTGCTTCCGGCAATGTGGTCAACATACCAGATATTGTACTTGAAGGTATTGTGGATGGGCTGACTGTTGTTTTGGGAAGTGAGATTGATGTGCGGCCTGGTGTGGTGGACAATATGCTTGGGCTGCTTATTTCAGACACTGTAGATGATGGGCTGGTGGTTGTGCTAGATTGTTTAGTCATTTGGCTAGTCGTAATAGCCAATGTGTTTGAAGGACTGGATGTAATGCTGGACAGCGTTGTCGATCGGTCTGGTTTAACAGGCAAAGTAGTCGATGACCTGGTCATTTTGCTGAACAATGCAGTAGATGGGAGGCTACTTGTGTTGTATCTTGTTGTCAATGAAGCAGTTGTTGTCAATGGCCTGCCAGTTGGGGTGAACAGAGTTGTTGGTGGACCGGTTGTTGTTTCATGCATTGTGGTTAGCACACCAGTTGTTCCGGACAGCATTGTCAATGGGTTGGTTGTTGTTTCGGTAACTTGGGACAATTGGCTGGTGGTTGTGGTGGACTGTTTAGTTGATTGGCTTGTCATTATGCTGGACAACATAGTTGATGGATTAGTAGTTCTGCTCAACAGTGGAATCAAAGATCCTGTTGTAGTGGACATTGTTGTTGATGGTAGGTGTGTTGAGGTGGACAACGATTTGATGGGTGTGCTGTACAGTGTTGTTGGTGGAAGGTCTGTTATGTTAGATAGTGTTATCAACGGACCAGTTGTTGCTTTTGTGAAGGCAGTATTCAGACTGGCTGTTGCACTGGTCATCGTTTTGAATGGCCTGGTCGTTGTTTCTGACAATGTGGTTGACAGACCAGTTGTTGAGATGGAGAACGTGTCCGATGTGCTTATGGATGTACTGGTAGATGGATTGGTCACTGTGCTGGAGGTAGTTCTCAATGGGTTGGCTGTTGTTTCTCCAGACGTTATTAATACCGATGTTTCAGACAATGTGGTTGAAGGGCTGGTTGCTTTGCTGAACTGTGTGACAGACGTTGGGTTAAACATTGTTGTCAATGAACCAGTTGTTGCTTTTGGCACAGAGGTCAATAAACTGGAGGTTGTACTGAATTCTTCGGTGGATAGGCCAGTCTTTGTGGTGGGCACTGTTGTTGATGGGTCAAGTGTTGTTTCAGATAATGCAGTGTTAGAGCTGGCCATTGAACTGGACAGTGTTCTCAGTGGGCCATTTGTTGTTTCAGACAATGTAGTTAATGGGCCGGTTGTTGAGCCGATGAACGTAATTTGCGGACTGGTTGAGGTGCGAGGGAGCGCTGTAGACGGAACAGTCATTGTGCTGGAGAGCACGGTTGGCAGCTCGGTTGTTGAGCTGAAGGGTGTCGGTGTCGGGCTGGTTGATGTGCTGGAGAATATTGTTGATGGACCGGTCTTGGTGCTAGAGATGGTGTTCAATGGGCCCAGGGTTGCTTCTGATGATGTTGCCGAAAATCTGGGTGTTGTGCGCGAGAGTGTTGTTGATTTCCTGGTTGTCGTTTCAGAGAATGTATTTGAAGGGCTGGTAGAGAGAGTTGCTAATGAACTGGTGGTTGTTTCAGACACAGTGGGCAACGTACTTGAGGATATAATGGATTGTGTGGTTGATTGGTCAGTCGATGTGCTGTAGAAAGTGGTCAGTGGCCTGGCAGTTGTGCTGGTCAGTGCTGTCAATGGTCTGGCTGTTGTTTCAGGTTGTGTGGTCAACAGGCTGGTTGGTGAGCGAGAGGGCAGGATAGTTGGGTTGGTCACAGTGCTGGAGAGTATTGTATATGGACCGGTCATTGTGCTGGACAGCGTGGTGGAAGGGCCAGTGGTTGTTTCAGACACTGTGGATGACATTTTAGTCATTTTGCTCGATAGTGTGGTAGACGGGGGCCCTGTTGTGCTGTACATTGTTGTTGATGGATAGGTTGTTGTTTTCGGTACTGTGGTCGACTCTCTGTCAGTTGTGCTGGACTGTCCTGTGGATGGGTCAGTAATTGTGGTAGACAGTGTGGTCAATGGTGTAGTTTTTGTTTCAGATCGTGTAGTCGACAGGCTCGTTGTTGAGCTGGTGGATGTGATCGTTGGGCTGGTTGAAGAGCTTGACCGTATTGTGGAGGGAACTGTCGTTGCGCTGGAGATGGTGGTCAGTGGATGGGCTGTTGTTTCTGCAGATGTGGTTGACAGTTTGGAAGTTGTTTCAAAAAATGTACTTGAAGGGCTGTTTGTTATGTGAGAGAGAGTTGTTGGTGAGCCGGTGGTTGTTCCGGACTCTGTGGACAATGTGCTGGATTGTTTGGTCGATTGGTCAGTCGATGTTGTATACAATGTAATTGAAGGACTGGCAGTTGTACTGGACAGTGTTGGCGATGGGCCAGCGGTTGATGTGCTGAAGAGTGTTGTGGAGGGACCGGTCattgtgctggagatggtggtcaGTGGATTGGATGTTGTTTCTGCAGATGTGGTTGGCAGTATGGATGATGTGCTGGAGAGAGTTGTTGATGGACTGGTTGATGTGATGGGCGGTGTCGTGGATGGGCTAGCTGTTGTTTCAGGCAGTGTGGATGTCATTCTGGTGGTTTTGCTCGATAGTGTGGTAGACGGGGGCCCTGTTGTGCTGTACATTGTTGTTGATGGATAGGTTGTTGTTTTCAGCACTGTGGTCGACTGTCTGTCAGTTGTGCTGGAATGTCCTGTGGATGGGTCAGTAATTGTGGTGGACAGTGTGGTCAATGGTgtagtttttgtttcagattgtgTAGTCGACAGGCTCGTTGTTGAGCCGGTGGACGTGATCGTTGGGCTGGTTGAAGAGCTTGACCATATTGTGGAGGGAACTGTCGTTGCGCTGGAGATGGTGGTCAGTGAACGAGCTGTTGTTTTTGCGATTGTGGTTGACAGTTTGGAAGTTGTTTCAAAAAATGTACTTGAAGGGCTGTTCGTTATGTGAGAGAGAGTTGTTGGTGAGCCGGTGGTTGTTCCGGACTCTGTGGACAATGTGCTGGAATGTTTGGTCGATTGGTCAGTCGATGTTGTATACAATGTAATTGAAGGACTGGCAGTCGTACTGGACAGTGTTGGCGATGGGCCAGCGGTTGATGTGCTGAAGAGTGTTGTCGATGGAATGGTCattgtgctggagatggtggtcaGTGGATTGGATGTTGTTTCTGCAGATGTGGTTGGCAGTATGGATGTTGTGCTGGAGAGAGTTGTCATTGAGCCAGTGGTAGTTACTGACTTTGTGGACAATGTGCTGGATTGTTTGGACGATTGGTCAGTCGATGTTGTATATAACGTGCTCGACTGTGTTGTTGATGGGCCTGTTGTTATTGTGGACGGGATGGATGTTGGATTGATTGTTGTTTTTGGGATTGTGGACGACTGTCTGTCAGTTGTGCTGGACTGTCCTGTGGATGGGTCAGTAGTTGTGGAAGACATTGTGGTCAATGGTGTAGTTGTTGTATCAGATTGTATAGTTGCCAGGCTCGTTGTTGAGCTGGTGGACATGATTGTTGTTGTGCTGGAGATAGTTGTTGATGGACTGGTTGATGTGATGGGCGGTGTCGTGGATGGGCTAGCTGTTGTTTCAGGCAGTGTGGATGTCATTCTGGTGGTTTTGCTCGATAGTGTGGTAGACGGGGGCCCTGTTGTGCTGTACATTGTTGTTGATGGATAGGTTGTTGTTTCCAGCACTGTGGACGACTGTCTGTCAATTGAGCTGGACTGTCCTGTGGATGGGTCAGTAGTTGTGGTAGACATTGCGGTCGGTATTCCAGTTGTTGTCTCAGATCGTGTAGTTGCCAGGTTGGTTATTGAGCCGGTGGTTGTTTCGGACTCtgttgatgaagccgaattttagttaaaaatataagaagatattaaattggcttctgggctagcttacagcttatatttagtctcaaattaggctttcctcaggttgcggggtgtgtgagataacattgtctcccaagtgaaggagctagagagatatctttgacagtgagatgccataaaccaaatgaccaatgtttatgggggaggaggcaataaaggaagagagaaataaacagtcacatctttgtaaacaaattacctatgtttatgagggaccaaatgacagaggaagcagcgaacagagcaagggtggtctatttggagataaaacaaatggacaatgtttttagtatatcttgtaccatgtaaaaaaaaggtttgatgtgatgcattctgtggaaaccttttccagtacctctgaccatgactaatgtctgtggaatgtgataaggggacaaaaaaccctatttaaggcaatgtaattctgttgttcagggaaggtggctgaggacagtcaagtgtctgtgttggtcacttgactggagttctccctcccttccatcggccgatgttaagtaaagttttgaactggtctaccaaacagtttgtgtggtgtctgtttattaagaagcgaacctggtttagtagttaagataagtagctttttcactgTGGCCAATGTGGTCGACCTAGCTATTATTGTCGTCGACAGTTTTGTTGATTTGCTTGTCATTCTGCTTGATGGACTGGAGGTTGTGCTGGACAATGTTGTCGATGTTTCAGACACTGTGGTCGATGTGCAGTCTGCCATGATTGCTTTTTATATTTTAATAGTTTTTAATGGAGAGAAACAGAATAAGATTGTTAGAATTACATTTTTTCATTATTAAATACAAGTTATTTCCTGTCAACTTTTGTTTTATATATTGTGACATGCTTTTTTTCCTTTTGTGAACAATCAGTTTAGAATTTTTGCAACTTCTAAATTcataatttaagaagaatatttaattttaaggtacaaagagtccgcacgaccagaaaaacCTTTTTGTATTTtggtctgtggagtaggattgtggaacagtttgaatgtggagctAAAGCATTGTCCAAttatgaaccagttcaaaatgacatacagtacaaaaaactttttttcacaaggcagggatgaaggggatggttgacaaacaggggttaatgtttatttattattttatttattatttatttatgtttttttgttACTTCATACGTATTACTTGTAGTGgaatatcagttgtatgtatatatatgtctgtatgcatctctaaaaaaatGCCTGgggtattaatattattaattaattaattattaaatatggaagaagggtttagggagaaggggtgagattaaataagttattcttcttctcactccttttcgagcttgtaaagaaaaagtgttggacatttaaattttgctttatgcttttcattgctttgcaaatattgcctggaatgtccaattgtttgactatttcgattttgttgttgttatttattcctattatgtctacttgttcggaacaaataaacaagatatagatatagatatgccatttattgtcactatacatgtacagtgaaactgaaagctgctcgtactcagtgcatacatacaatttagcacaaaaaacaagaaacagaaaaaacaaaaaacagaagggagatggggggggggggaataggtgcacaaattctgcggcgctacatacatatctacatatatacagatggaagtccatgttgg
Proteins encoded in this window:
- the LOC129694253 gene encoding mucin-2-like, which gives rise to MSTTTTDPSTGQSSSIDRQSSTVLETTTYPSTTMYSTTGPPSTTLSSKTTRMTSTLPETTASPSTTPPITSTSPSTTISSTTTIMSTSSTTSLATIQSDTTTTPLTTMSSTTTDPSTGQSSTTDRQSSTIPKTTINPTSIPSTITTGPSTTQSSTLYTTSTDQSSKQSSTLSTKSVTTTGSMTTLSSTTSILPTTSAETTSNPLTTISSTMTIPSTTLFSTSTAGPSPTLSSTTASPSITLYTTSTDQSTKHSSTLSTESGTTTGSPTTLSHITNSPSSTFFETTSKLSTTIAKTTARSLTTISSATTVPSTIWSSSSTSPTITSTGSTTSLSTTQSETKTTPLTTLSTTITDPSTGHSSTTDRQSTTVLKTTTYPSTTMYSTTGPPSTTLSSKTTRMTSTLPETTASPSTTPPITSTSPSTTLSSTSSILPTTSAETTSNPLTTISSTMTGPSTTLFSTSTAGPSPTLSSTTASPSITLYTTSTDQSTKQSSTLSTESGTTTGSPTTLSHITNSPSSTFFETTSKLSTTSAETTAHPLTTISSATTVPSTIRSSSSTSPTITSTSSTTSLSTTRSETKTTPLTTLSTTITDPSTGQSSTTDRESTTVPKTTTYPSTTMYSTTGPPSTTLSSKMTKMSSTVSETTTGPSTTLSSTMTGPYTILSSTVTNPTILPSRSPTSLLTTQPETTARPLTALTSTTARPLTTFYSTSTDQSTTQSIISSSTLPTVSETTTSSLATLSTSPSNTFSETTTRKSTTLSRTTPRFSATSSEATLGPLNTISSTKTGPSTIFSSTSTSPTPTPFSSTTELPTVLSSTMTVPSTALPRTSTSPQITFIGSTTGPLTTLSETTNGPLRTLSSSMASSNTALSETTLDPSTTVPTTKTGLSTEEFSTTSSLLTSVPKATTGSLTTMFNPTSVTQFSKATSPSTTLSETSVLITSGETTANPLRTTSSTVTNPSTSTSISTSDTFSISTTGLSTTLSETTTRPFKTMTSATASLNTAFTKATTGPLITLSNITDLPPTTLYSTPIKSLSTSTHLPSTTMSTTTGSLIPLLSRTTNPSTMLSSIMTSQSTKQSTTTTSQLSQVTETTTNPLTMLSGTTGVLTTMHETTTGPPTTLFTPTGRPLTTTASLTTRYNTSSLPSTALFSKMTRSSTTLPVKPDRSTTLSSITSSPSNTLAITTSQMTKQSSTTTSPSSTVSEISSPSILSTTPGRTSISLPKTTVSPSTIPSSTISGMLTTLPEATKISTTMLSIMTQNSTKGSSTKPFSTTGSLTTLSSVTAGLSTILSSTASSQPGITTRPSTTLSQISTGPSTTQSSRTTLLPTTMSKASASPSTAQTRTMTDFSSTLSSTTTSPLTILSGTTSGPSTTPSSTVFSPLTTFSETTKSPLTAMPDISTSPLTMSSIATTDIPPNPSNTLTSMTITTSTMPSSSHPPATVTSTITTLSSALTATSRSPSNSSVSLSTVMTSPITESATPRTQLTSLSTKLTRSPSTILTVTASVPFSTSVESTSRQPKTSAAPVNTSISTSSKPATTTKTTTASTTHSDSFSTTVKQFVPTTVTIEKTTKKHPCLNGGTWKNGECDCKEPYEGLICERIKDDIDVGDVEATVNVSLKITNKEFSNDLQNETSDSYKEFFLEFHKEMDKIYVNMPGYEGVRIVNISQGCIIVEHEVILSMNISDGISPEVLNQQVKEIETILTSVNSTGNYTGFNFDTSKLEVKEGGVRGKACSLLLCYCKFKVVF